One stretch of Anolis carolinensis isolate JA03-04 chromosome 3, rAnoCar3.1.pri, whole genome shotgun sequence DNA includes these proteins:
- the sap130 gene encoding histone deacetylase complex subunit SAP130 isoform X1, producing MSSQQFPRSGAPSTNLGPAPPISTSGSTGLINPTATVVNDEPNRELEVTPRDHVVPGGSLQSREEKQETVVVRPYPQVQMLTPHHPVQPGVPVTVAAPPAHLTPAVPLSFPEGLMKPPLKPTIPSRPIAPAPPSTLSGPTKVPGQVTVTMESSIPQASAIPVATISGQQGHPSNVHHIMTTNVQMSIIRSSAPGPPLHIGASHLPRGAAAAAVMSSSKVTTVLRPASQLPNAAAAQPAVQHIIHQPIQSRPAVTTSSNIPPAVVATVSATRAQSPVITTTTTHATESTLSRPTLSIQQHPPSAPISIQRPAQPRDTATRITLPSHPAIGAQKQQLHTMAQKTIFSTGTPVAAATVAPILATNSIPSATTAGSVSHTQAPTSTIVTVTMPSHSSHATAVTTSNIPVAKVVPQQITHTSPRIQSDYTAERSNLIPISGHRASPNPVAMEARNDNRQSVPVQFQYFLPTYPPSYPLAAHTYTPITSSVSTIRQYPVSAQAPNSAIAAQTGVGVASTVHLNPMQLMTVDASHARHIQGIQSAPIGAQGIQPAPISAQGIQSAPIGTQGLHPAAPIGTQGLQTAPLSTQQPQTENKASVVLTDGATIMANPISNTFNAAPASTTVVQTHSQSSGSGTPAQGSSPRPSILRKKPTTDGLAIRKNLIPPQPPEVAGTRVESSMRSASGSPRPAGAKPKPEIHVSMAAPVTVSVEAVSIQSNEQPPISVPTSQQPPSAIPTIITAASPPSQPATALSTIPGTVPAPPPTSATIVAAPPPPSTISGVLSTVLGPAVPEIKIKEEVEPMDIMRPVSAVPPLTTNTVSPSLTLLANNLSVLPSDLPPGASPRKKPRKQQHVISTEEGDMMETNSTDDEKSTTKSLLVKAEKRKSPPKEYIDEEGVRYVPVRPRPPITLLRHYRNPWKAAYHHFQRYSDVRVKEEKKAMLQEIANQKGVSCRAQGWKVHLCAAQLLQLTNLEHDVFERLTTLQEGIIPKKKAATDDDLHRINELIQGNMQRCKLVMDQISEARESMLKVLDHKERVLKLLNKNGTVKKVSKLKRKEKV from the exons ATGAGTTCTCAGCAGTTTCCTCGTTCCGGAGCCCCTTCAACAAATCTAGGACCAGCTCCTCCGATCTCCACAAGCGGATCTACTGGATTGATAAACCCAACAGCAACAG TAGTAAATGATGAACCTAACAGAGAATTGGAAGTTACTCCCAGAGATCATGTGGTCCCAGGTGGCTCCCTCCAGTCTCGTGAAGAGAAGCAAGAAACGGTAGTTGTGCGGCCATATCCACAGGTGCAGATGCTGACTCCACACCATCCAGTGCAGCCCGGTGTTCCAGTCACAGTGGCAGCTCCTCCAGCTCATTTGACTCCAGCAGTGCCACTTTCTTTTCCTGAAGGTCTTATGAAG CCTCCCCTGAAGCCTACAATCCCCAGCCGCCCTATTGCACCAGCTCCACCATCCACTCTTTCTGGTCCCACCAAAGTCCCTGGGCAGGTGACTGTGACAATGGAGAGCAGCATCCCCCAGGCCTCGGCTATTCCTGTAGCAACTATCAGTGGACAACAG GGACATCCCAGCAATGTGCACCATATCATGACAACCAATGTTCAGATGTCAATAATCCGGAGTAGTGCTCCTGGGCCACCATTGCACATCGGTGCTTCCCATTTGCCTCGAG GTGCAGCAGCAGCTGCTGTGATGTCCAGTTCTAAAGTAACAACAGTCCTGAGACCAGCTTCACAATTGCCAAATGCTGCAGCCGCGCAACCAGCAGTCCAGCACATCATTCATCAACCAATCCAG TCCCGGCCTGCTGTGACAACGTCGAGTAATATCCCTCCTGCAGTGGTAGCAACCGTCTCAGCAACAAGGGCTCAGTCACCTGTTATTACTACTACAACAACACATGCTACAGAGTCTACTCTCAG CCGGCCAACTTTGTCAATCCAGCAGCACCCGCCTTCTGCACCTATCAGTATTCAACGTCCTGCACAGCCACGGGATACAGCCACCAGAATCACCTTGCCTTCTCACCCAGCCATAGGAGCACAGAAACAGCAGCTGCACACCATGGCCCAG AAAACCATTTTTAGTACTGGCACTCCCGTGGCTGCAGCAACAGTAGCACCTATTTTAGCAACTAATAGCATTCCTTCAGCAACTACAGCTG GTTCTGTATCGCATACTCAGGCGCCTACAAGTACGATTGTCACTGTTACAATGCCCTCACACTCATCCCATGCAACTGCTGTGACCACCTCAAACATCCCCGTTG CAAAAGTGGTCCCCCAGCAAATCACACACACTTCTCCTCGCATCCAATCTGACTACACTGCAGAGAGGAGTAATCTCATTCCTATATCTGGGCACCGGGCATCTCCAAATCCAGTTGCAATGGAAGCTAGAAATGATAACAG ACAGTCAGTGCCTGTTCAATTCCAATACTTCTTACCGACATATCCGCCTTCTTACCCCTTGGCTGCCCACACTTACACACCTATTACCAGCTCTGTGTCCACTATCCGCCAGTATCCTG TTTCAGCTCAGGCTCCCAATTCAGCGATAGCAGCTCAGACTGGAGTGGGAGTAGCCTCCACAGTCCATCTGAATCCCATGCAGCTCATGACAGTGGATGCGTCTCATGCCCGGCATATACAAGGCATCCAGTCTGCACCGATTGGTGCTCAAGGGATACAGCCTGCCCCCATCAGTGCACAAGGGATACAGTCAGCACCAATTGGGACCCAGGGGCTCCATCCAGCTGCACCAATTGGCACACAAGGTCTTCAGACTGCACCGTTGAGCACTCAGCAGCCACAGACGGAAAACAAGGCatcag TGGTCTTGACAGATGGAGCTACTATAATGGCCAATCCAATTAGCAATACTTTCAATGCTGCCCCAGCTTCGACTACAGTGGTGCAAACCCATAGCCAGAGTTCTGGTTCTGGCACACCAGCCCAAGGTTCATCCCCCCGCCCAAGCATTCTCCGAAAGAAGCCTACTACAGATGG gttGGCTATTAGGAAAAACCTCATTCCTCCTCAGCCACCTGAGGTTGCTGGCACTCGAGTAGAGAGCTCTATGAGGAGTGCATCTGGATCACCAAGGCCAGCCGG TGCCAAACCTAAACCCGAAATTCATGTATCAATGGCCGCTCCAGTAACTGTGTCTGTGGAAGCAGTGTCTATTCAAAGCAACGAGCAACCTCCTATCTCAGTCCCTACTTCTCAGCAGCCGCCTTCTGCCATTCCAACCATAATCACAGCAGCTAGTCCACCTTCCCAACCTGCAACAGCCCTATCAACCATTCCAGGAACAGTTCCAGCTCCTCCACCGACTTCAGCCACAATTGTGGCTGCGCCTCCCCCTCCATCAACAATAAGTGGTGTCCTCTCTACAGTACTGGGCCCGGCGGTGCCAGAGATAAAGATTAAAGAGGAGGTGGAGCCTATGGACATCATGCGACCAGTCTCAG CAGTTCCTCCTCTGACTACGAATACTGTGTCTCCATCTCTTACATTGTTGGCCAACAATCTTTCAGTGCTCCCAAGTGACTTGCCACCTGGTGCCTCTCCAAGGAAAAAACCCCGGAAACAGCAGCATGTCATCTCTACTGAGGAAGGGGATATGATGGAGACCAATAGCACTGATGATGAGAAATCTACTACCAAAAGTTTGCTGGTGAAGGCAGAAAAACGCAAGTCACCTCCCAAAGAATATATAG ATGAAGAAGGTGTTAGGTATGTGCCTGTACGTCCACGGCCCCCCATAACACTCCTTCGTCACTATCGAAACCCATGGAAAGCTGCCTATCATCACTTCCAGCGGTACAGTGATGTCAGGGTGAAAG AAGAGAAGAAGGCTATGCTGCAAGAGATAGCTAATCAAAAAGGAGTGTCATGCCGTGCACAGGGATGGAAAGTCCATCTCTGCGCAGCACAGTTATTACAGCTG ACCAACCTGGAACATGATGTGTTTGAACGACTCACAACCCTACAAGAAGGAATCATCCCCAAGAAAAAGGCAGCAACAGATGATGACTTGCATCGAATAAACGAACTGATACAG GGGAACATGCAGAGATGTAAGCTTGTAATGGATCAGATAAGCGAGGCTAGAGAATCTATGCTAAAGGTCTTGGATCATAAAGAACGTGTTCTGAAGCTTCTCAACAAGAACGGAACTGTCAAGAAAGTATCCAAattgaagagaaaagaaaaggtcTAG
- the sap130 gene encoding histone deacetylase complex subunit SAP130 isoform X3 — MSSQQFPRSGAPSTNLGPAPPISTSGSTGLINPTATVVNDEPNRELEVTPRDHVVPGGSLQSREEKQETVVVRPYPQVQMLTPHHPVQPGVPVTVAAPPAHLTPAVPLSFPEGLMKPPLKPTIPSRPIAPAPPSTLSGPTKVPGQVTVTMESSIPQASAIPVATISGQQGHPSNVHHIMTTNVQMSIIRSSAPGPPLHIGASHLPRGAAAAAVMSSSKVTTVLRPASQLPNAAAAQPAVQHIIHQPIQSRPAVTTSSNIPPAVVATVSATRAQSPVITTTTTHATESTLSRPTLSIQQHPPSAPISIQRPAQPRDTATRITLPSHPAIGAQKQQLHTMAQKTIFSTGTPVAAATVAPILATNSIPSATTAGSVSHTQAPTSTIVTVTMPSHSSHATAVTTSNIPVAKVVPQQITHTSPRIQSDYTAERSNLIPISGHRASPNPVAMEARNDNRQSVPVQFQYFLPTYPPSYPLAAHTYTPITSSVSTIRQYPVSAQAPNSAIAAQTGVGVASTVHLNPMQLMTVDASHARHIQGIQSAPIGAQGIQPAPISAQGIQSAPIGTQGLHPAAPIGTQGLQTAPLSTQQPQTENKASVVLTDGATIMANPISNTFNAAPASTTVVQTHSQSSGSGTPAQGSSPRPSILRKKPTTDGLAIRKNLIPPQPPEVAGTRVESSMRSASGSPRPAGAKPKPEIHVSMAAPVTVSVEAVSIQSNEQPPISVPTSQQPPSAIPTIITAASPPSQPATALSTIPGTVPAPPPTSATIVAAPPPPSTISGVLSTVLGPAVPEIKIKEEVEPMDIMRPVSVPPLTTNTVSPSLTLLANNLSVLPSDLPPGASPRKKPRKQQHVISTEEGDMMETNSTDDEKSTTKSLLVKAEKRKSPPKEYIDEEGVRYVPVRPRPPITLLRHYRNPWKAAYHHFQRYSDVRVKEEKKAMLQEIANQKGVSCRAQGWKVHLCAAQLLQLTNLEHDVFERLTTLQEGIIPKKKAATDDDLHRINELIQGNMQRCKLVMDQISEARESMLKVLDHKERVLKLLNKNGTVKKVSKLKRKEKV; from the exons ATGAGTTCTCAGCAGTTTCCTCGTTCCGGAGCCCCTTCAACAAATCTAGGACCAGCTCCTCCGATCTCCACAAGCGGATCTACTGGATTGATAAACCCAACAGCAACAG TAGTAAATGATGAACCTAACAGAGAATTGGAAGTTACTCCCAGAGATCATGTGGTCCCAGGTGGCTCCCTCCAGTCTCGTGAAGAGAAGCAAGAAACGGTAGTTGTGCGGCCATATCCACAGGTGCAGATGCTGACTCCACACCATCCAGTGCAGCCCGGTGTTCCAGTCACAGTGGCAGCTCCTCCAGCTCATTTGACTCCAGCAGTGCCACTTTCTTTTCCTGAAGGTCTTATGAAG CCTCCCCTGAAGCCTACAATCCCCAGCCGCCCTATTGCACCAGCTCCACCATCCACTCTTTCTGGTCCCACCAAAGTCCCTGGGCAGGTGACTGTGACAATGGAGAGCAGCATCCCCCAGGCCTCGGCTATTCCTGTAGCAACTATCAGTGGACAACAG GGACATCCCAGCAATGTGCACCATATCATGACAACCAATGTTCAGATGTCAATAATCCGGAGTAGTGCTCCTGGGCCACCATTGCACATCGGTGCTTCCCATTTGCCTCGAG GTGCAGCAGCAGCTGCTGTGATGTCCAGTTCTAAAGTAACAACAGTCCTGAGACCAGCTTCACAATTGCCAAATGCTGCAGCCGCGCAACCAGCAGTCCAGCACATCATTCATCAACCAATCCAG TCCCGGCCTGCTGTGACAACGTCGAGTAATATCCCTCCTGCAGTGGTAGCAACCGTCTCAGCAACAAGGGCTCAGTCACCTGTTATTACTACTACAACAACACATGCTACAGAGTCTACTCTCAG CCGGCCAACTTTGTCAATCCAGCAGCACCCGCCTTCTGCACCTATCAGTATTCAACGTCCTGCACAGCCACGGGATACAGCCACCAGAATCACCTTGCCTTCTCACCCAGCCATAGGAGCACAGAAACAGCAGCTGCACACCATGGCCCAG AAAACCATTTTTAGTACTGGCACTCCCGTGGCTGCAGCAACAGTAGCACCTATTTTAGCAACTAATAGCATTCCTTCAGCAACTACAGCTG GTTCTGTATCGCATACTCAGGCGCCTACAAGTACGATTGTCACTGTTACAATGCCCTCACACTCATCCCATGCAACTGCTGTGACCACCTCAAACATCCCCGTTG CAAAAGTGGTCCCCCAGCAAATCACACACACTTCTCCTCGCATCCAATCTGACTACACTGCAGAGAGGAGTAATCTCATTCCTATATCTGGGCACCGGGCATCTCCAAATCCAGTTGCAATGGAAGCTAGAAATGATAACAG ACAGTCAGTGCCTGTTCAATTCCAATACTTCTTACCGACATATCCGCCTTCTTACCCCTTGGCTGCCCACACTTACACACCTATTACCAGCTCTGTGTCCACTATCCGCCAGTATCCTG TTTCAGCTCAGGCTCCCAATTCAGCGATAGCAGCTCAGACTGGAGTGGGAGTAGCCTCCACAGTCCATCTGAATCCCATGCAGCTCATGACAGTGGATGCGTCTCATGCCCGGCATATACAAGGCATCCAGTCTGCACCGATTGGTGCTCAAGGGATACAGCCTGCCCCCATCAGTGCACAAGGGATACAGTCAGCACCAATTGGGACCCAGGGGCTCCATCCAGCTGCACCAATTGGCACACAAGGTCTTCAGACTGCACCGTTGAGCACTCAGCAGCCACAGACGGAAAACAAGGCatcag TGGTCTTGACAGATGGAGCTACTATAATGGCCAATCCAATTAGCAATACTTTCAATGCTGCCCCAGCTTCGACTACAGTGGTGCAAACCCATAGCCAGAGTTCTGGTTCTGGCACACCAGCCCAAGGTTCATCCCCCCGCCCAAGCATTCTCCGAAAGAAGCCTACTACAGATGG gttGGCTATTAGGAAAAACCTCATTCCTCCTCAGCCACCTGAGGTTGCTGGCACTCGAGTAGAGAGCTCTATGAGGAGTGCATCTGGATCACCAAGGCCAGCCGG TGCCAAACCTAAACCCGAAATTCATGTATCAATGGCCGCTCCAGTAACTGTGTCTGTGGAAGCAGTGTCTATTCAAAGCAACGAGCAACCTCCTATCTCAGTCCCTACTTCTCAGCAGCCGCCTTCTGCCATTCCAACCATAATCACAGCAGCTAGTCCACCTTCCCAACCTGCAACAGCCCTATCAACCATTCCAGGAACAGTTCCAGCTCCTCCACCGACTTCAGCCACAATTGTGGCTGCGCCTCCCCCTCCATCAACAATAAGTGGTGTCCTCTCTACAGTACTGGGCCCGGCGGTGCCAGAGATAAAGATTAAAGAGGAGGTGGAGCCTATGGACATCATGCGACCAGTCTCAG TTCCTCCTCTGACTACGAATACTGTGTCTCCATCTCTTACATTGTTGGCCAACAATCTTTCAGTGCTCCCAAGTGACTTGCCACCTGGTGCCTCTCCAAGGAAAAAACCCCGGAAACAGCAGCATGTCATCTCTACTGAGGAAGGGGATATGATGGAGACCAATAGCACTGATGATGAGAAATCTACTACCAAAAGTTTGCTGGTGAAGGCAGAAAAACGCAAGTCACCTCCCAAAGAATATATAG ATGAAGAAGGTGTTAGGTATGTGCCTGTACGTCCACGGCCCCCCATAACACTCCTTCGTCACTATCGAAACCCATGGAAAGCTGCCTATCATCACTTCCAGCGGTACAGTGATGTCAGGGTGAAAG AAGAGAAGAAGGCTATGCTGCAAGAGATAGCTAATCAAAAAGGAGTGTCATGCCGTGCACAGGGATGGAAAGTCCATCTCTGCGCAGCACAGTTATTACAGCTG ACCAACCTGGAACATGATGTGTTTGAACGACTCACAACCCTACAAGAAGGAATCATCCCCAAGAAAAAGGCAGCAACAGATGATGACTTGCATCGAATAAACGAACTGATACAG GGGAACATGCAGAGATGTAAGCTTGTAATGGATCAGATAAGCGAGGCTAGAGAATCTATGCTAAAGGTCTTGGATCATAAAGAACGTGTTCTGAAGCTTCTCAACAAGAACGGAACTGTCAAGAAAGTATCCAAattgaagagaaaagaaaaggtcTAG